A section of the Corynebacterium tuberculostearicum genome encodes:
- the pgi gene encoding glucose-6-phosphate isomerase, producing MDITASAQWSELAKVYEEKKDLNLRELFAADADRARNFTFDAAGLHVDLSKNLIDGDIVKQLVEVAKASDLEARRDAMFAGEHINNTEDRAVLHTALRIPAEDDLTVDGQDVAADVHEVLGRMRDFATALRSGAWLGHTGHTIKKVVNIGIGGSDLGPAMAAKALRSYEIAGISAEFVSNVDPADMAATLDGLDAESTLFIIASKTFTTQETLTNAHAARRWLIEQFDGDESAVAKHFVAVSTNAEKVAEFGIDTENMFPFWNWVGGRYSVDCAIGLSLMCTIGPMDFMRFLEGFHAMDEHFRTTPLEENVPALMGLLGVWYTNFFGAQTHAVLPYSQDLGRFPAYLQQLTMESNGKSVRRDGTAVTAPSTGEIYWGEPGTNGQHAFFQLMHQGTRLIPADFIGFARPKQDFPTADGSGSMHDLLMGNFFAQTKVLAFGKTAEEIAAEGVDEAIVPHKVMPGNRPTTTILAEELTPQTLGALIALYEHIVFTQGVIWDINSFDQWGVELGKQQANDLAPAVSGAEAANSGDQSTDELIGWYRSNR from the coding sequence ATGGATATCACCGCATCTGCCCAGTGGAGCGAGCTCGCGAAGGTATACGAGGAGAAGAAGGACCTCAACCTCCGCGAGCTTTTTGCCGCCGATGCAGACCGCGCCCGCAACTTCACCTTCGACGCCGCCGGGCTGCACGTCGACCTGTCGAAGAACCTGATCGACGGGGACATCGTCAAGCAGCTGGTGGAAGTAGCCAAGGCCTCTGACCTTGAGGCCCGCCGCGATGCCATGTTCGCCGGCGAGCACATCAATAACACCGAGGATCGCGCCGTGCTGCACACCGCACTGCGCATCCCGGCCGAAGATGACTTGACCGTTGACGGCCAGGATGTTGCCGCCGATGTCCACGAGGTCTTGGGCCGCATGCGCGATTTCGCCACCGCGCTGCGCTCCGGCGCTTGGCTGGGGCATACCGGCCACACCATTAAAAAGGTGGTCAACATCGGCATCGGCGGCTCTGACCTAGGCCCGGCCATGGCGGCCAAGGCACTGCGCTCCTATGAGATCGCTGGCATCTCCGCCGAGTTCGTCTCCAACGTGGACCCGGCCGATATGGCCGCCACGCTCGATGGCCTGGATGCAGAATCTACCCTATTCATCATCGCGTCCAAGACGTTTACCACTCAGGAGACGCTGACCAATGCGCACGCTGCGCGCCGCTGGCTCATCGAGCAATTCGATGGTGACGAGTCCGCCGTGGCCAAGCACTTCGTCGCCGTGTCCACCAATGCGGAAAAGGTAGCCGAGTTCGGCATCGATACCGAGAACATGTTCCCGTTCTGGAACTGGGTCGGCGGCCGCTACTCCGTGGATTGCGCCATTGGCCTGTCCCTCATGTGCACCATCGGCCCGATGGACTTCATGCGCTTCCTCGAGGGCTTCCACGCCATGGACGAGCACTTCCGCACCACCCCACTGGAAGAAAATGTCCCGGCGCTCATGGGCCTCCTCGGCGTCTGGTACACCAACTTCTTCGGCGCCCAGACCCACGCCGTGCTGCCCTACTCGCAGGACCTCGGCCGCTTCCCGGCCTACCTGCAGCAGTTGACCATGGAATCCAATGGCAAGTCCGTGCGCCGCGATGGCACCGCGGTTACCGCCCCGTCTACCGGTGAAATTTACTGGGGCGAGCCGGGTACCAATGGCCAGCACGCCTTCTTCCAGCTCATGCACCAGGGCACCCGCCTCATCCCGGCTGACTTCATCGGCTTTGCCCGCCCGAAGCAGGACTTCCCCACCGCCGACGGCTCCGGCTCCATGCATGACCTGCTCATGGGCAACTTCTTTGCGCAAACCAAGGTACTAGCCTTTGGCAAAACCGCGGAAGAAATCGCGGCGGAAGGCGTCGATGAGGCCATCGTGCCGCACAAGGTCATGCCGGGCAACCGCCCGACCACCACCATCCTGGCCGAGGAACTCACCCCGCAGACCCTCGGCGCGCTCATCGCACTCTACGAGCACATCGTGTTCACCCAGGGCGTTATCTGGGACATCAACTCCTTCGACCAGTGGGGCGTGGAGCTGGGCAAGCAGCAGGCTAATGACCTGGCGCCGGCCGTCTCCGGCGCTGAGGCCGCCAACTCCGGCGACCAATCCACCGATGAGCTCATCGGTTGGTACCGCTCCAATCGCTAA
- a CDS encoding chorismate mutase → MTAEDKKDIVNNDLDIRTPSGTEDPLSDAEIQQYREEINRMDRIILDAAKRRTEVSQAIGRTRMSSGGTRLVHTREIAILNQFRDELGEEGPTIASALLRMGRGRLG, encoded by the coding sequence ATGACCGCAGAAGATAAAAAGGACATCGTCAATAATGACTTGGATATCCGCACGCCTTCGGGCACGGAGGATCCCCTTTCTGATGCGGAGATCCAACAATATCGCGAAGAAATCAACCGCATGGACCGCATCATCTTGGATGCTGCCAAGCGCCGCACGGAAGTCTCCCAGGCCATTGGTCGCACCCGCATGAGCTCCGGCGGCACCCGCCTCGTTCACACGCGCGAGATCGCCATTTTGAATCAGTTCCGCGATGAACTCGGAGAAGAAGGCCCCACCATCGCCTCGGCGCTGCTGCGCATGGGCCGCGGGCGGTTGGGCTAG
- a CDS encoding YccF domain-containing protein, whose translation MRTLLNIIWFITGGFLLALAYFLFGIIACIFIVTIPAGVASFRMANFALWPFGRSVVQPVKGSGSMSTFSNVVWFVVAGLWLAIGHVTTAAAQVVTIVGIPAALANLKMIPVTCFPFGRRIVNSEEIPFGWEPMVKL comes from the coding sequence ATGCGTACCCTTCTCAATATCATTTGGTTCATCACCGGCGGGTTCCTCCTAGCCTTGGCCTACTTCCTCTTTGGCATTATCGCCTGCATCTTCATCGTTACCATTCCAGCGGGCGTGGCGTCGTTCCGCATGGCTAATTTCGCCCTGTGGCCATTCGGCCGCTCGGTGGTGCAGCCGGTAAAGGGCAGTGGCTCCATGTCCACCTTCTCCAACGTCGTCTGGTTCGTCGTCGCTGGCCTGTGGCTGGCCATTGGCCACGTAACCACCGCGGCGGCACAGGTAGTGACCATCGTGGGAATTCCGGCCGCGCTAGCCAACCTGAAGATGATCCCGGTGACCTGCTTCCCGTTTGGCCGCCGAATTGTGAACTCGGAGGAGATCCCCTTCGGCTGGGAGCCGATGGTCAAGCTATAG
- a CDS encoding Na+/H+ antiporter family protein gives MNAVLVAVIVMLVLALLRVHVVVALFLGAIVGGLLSGMGLDATMVAFQDGLGGGAKIALSYALLGAFAMGVASAGLPQVLANFLIRKLGGSGEADPKAALATKWMLILGLIAMSVMSQNLIPVHIAFIPLIIPPLLTVMNKLRLDRRLITTCLTFGLITTYMFIPVGFGSIYLNDILLFNIQQAGLDTSDINIMQVMGVPALGMLAGLLIAIFFSYRNPRDYENLPITAEEHQEAPSAYKVWVSVVAIIATFAVQIVMQALDFESDGLMVGALTGLGILLLTGAVDWKHADDVFTNGMKMMALIGFIMITAQGFASVMTATDEVGPLVDATANLFGTNKVLSAGAMLVVGLVVTMGIGSSFSTLPIISVIYVPLCMSLGFSPAATVALIGTAGALGDAGSPASDSTLGPTAGLGADGQHDHIRDSVIPTFIHFNIPLLIAGWAGALLL, from the coding sequence ATGAATGCAGTTCTCGTCGCCGTCATAGTCATGCTCGTGCTCGCCCTCCTGCGCGTGCATGTGGTGGTAGCTCTCTTCCTAGGAGCCATCGTCGGCGGGCTCCTGTCCGGCATGGGGCTTGATGCCACCATGGTTGCCTTCCAAGACGGCTTGGGCGGCGGTGCCAAGATTGCGCTGAGCTATGCCCTCTTGGGCGCTTTTGCCATGGGCGTAGCCTCGGCCGGGCTGCCCCAGGTCCTGGCTAATTTCCTCATCCGCAAGCTCGGCGGCAGCGGCGAAGCAGACCCCAAAGCCGCCCTGGCCACCAAGTGGATGCTCATCCTCGGACTCATCGCTATGTCCGTGATGAGCCAGAACCTCATCCCGGTCCACATCGCCTTCATTCCGCTCATCATCCCGCCGCTACTCACGGTGATGAATAAGCTGCGCCTGGACCGCCGGCTAATTACCACCTGCCTGACCTTCGGCCTCATCACCACCTACATGTTTATTCCGGTGGGCTTTGGCTCCATTTACTTGAACGATATTCTGCTCTTTAATATCCAGCAGGCTGGGCTTGATACCTCCGATATCAATATCATGCAGGTCATGGGCGTGCCAGCGCTCGGCATGCTCGCCGGCCTACTCATCGCCATCTTCTTTAGCTACCGCAATCCGCGCGACTATGAAAACTTGCCCATCACGGCTGAGGAGCACCAGGAGGCCCCCTCTGCCTATAAGGTGTGGGTGTCCGTCGTGGCCATCATTGCCACCTTTGCGGTGCAGATTGTCATGCAGGCGCTCGACTTCGAGTCCGATGGCCTCATGGTCGGCGCGCTGACCGGCCTGGGCATTTTGCTGCTTACCGGCGCGGTGGATTGGAAGCACGCGGACGATGTCTTTACCAATGGCATGAAGATGATGGCGCTCATCGGCTTCATCATGATCACCGCCCAGGGCTTCGCCTCGGTTATGACGGCTACCGATGAGGTCGGCCCGCTGGTGGATGCCACCGCCAACCTCTTTGGCACCAATAAGGTCCTCTCCGCCGGCGCGATGCTGGTGGTGGGCCTCGTGGTCACCATGGGCATCGGTTCGTCCTTTTCCACCCTGCCCATTATTTCCGTTATCTATGTGCCGCTGTGCATGTCGTTGGGCTTTAGCCCCGCGGCCACCGTGGCGCTTATTGGCACGGCAGGCGCGCTTGGCGACGCCGGCTCTCCCGCCTCCGATTCCACCCTCGGCCCTACCGCGGGCCTCGGCGCGGATGGCCAGCACGACCACATCCGCGACTCGGTCATTCCCACCTTCATCCACTTCAATATTCCGCTGCTTATCGCCGGCTGGGCAGGCGCACTCCTCCTCTAA
- a CDS encoding DNA-formamidopyrimidine glycosylase family protein, whose translation MPEGDSVLQLSNRLQFMAGREVTGCSVRVPRYATVHLDGMVCERVWPYGKHLFMQFDQTIVHTHLKMEGTWAIHYVGDRWRKPGHTARIVLQLANSPRDIEVVGHQLGFVDIYPADQYHQRIAHLGPDILDPDWDREEALRRLNNRPQRAIGAALLDQKVVAGIGNEYRAEACFLAGVHPATPVSEVDTARILDISRRIMWANRSSPVRVTTGVRRAGETTYVFGRNRKRCRRCGTFIIKGALGGVDQGGDEGELERIIWWCPHCQPLHRSA comes from the coding sequence ATGCCCGAAGGCGATTCCGTCCTGCAGCTATCCAACCGACTGCAGTTTATGGCCGGCCGCGAGGTCACCGGCTGCTCCGTTCGCGTGCCGCGCTACGCCACCGTTCACCTCGATGGCATGGTGTGCGAGCGCGTCTGGCCCTACGGCAAGCACCTGTTCATGCAATTCGACCAGACCATCGTGCACACCCACCTCAAGATGGAGGGCACCTGGGCTATCCACTACGTAGGCGATCGCTGGCGCAAGCCCGGACATACCGCGCGCATCGTGCTGCAGCTAGCCAACTCCCCGCGCGATATCGAGGTCGTCGGCCACCAGCTGGGCTTCGTGGATATCTATCCCGCCGACCAGTACCATCAGCGCATCGCCCACCTTGGACCGGATATCCTCGACCCCGACTGGGACCGCGAGGAAGCACTGCGGCGGCTAAATAACCGTCCCCAACGCGCCATCGGCGCGGCGCTGCTCGACCAAAAGGTCGTCGCCGGCATCGGCAATGAATACCGCGCCGAGGCCTGTTTCCTAGCGGGGGTCCACCCGGCCACGCCAGTATCCGAGGTGGATACCGCCCGCATCCTCGACATCTCTCGGCGCATCATGTGGGCTAATCGTTCCTCCCCGGTGCGCGTGACCACCGGCGTGCGCCGCGCCGGGGAGACCACCTATGTCTTCGGCCGCAATCGCAAGCGCTGCCGCCGCTGCGGCACGTTCATTATCAAGGGCGCGCTCGGCGGCGTGGACCAGGGTGGCGACGAAGGCGAACTCGAGCGCATCATCTGGTGGTGCCCGCATTGCCAGCCGCTTCACCGCTCGGCGTAG